One stretch of Prunus persica cultivar Lovell chromosome G1, Prunus_persica_NCBIv2, whole genome shotgun sequence DNA includes these proteins:
- the LOC18792589 gene encoding something about silencing protein 10 → MGKRGKSQKKVDGKPNKRKLRDENGVIEDDMDDEIDAFHKQRDIVPLDINEEAEDSDEDNEQPVFDFENINDGDDDDTRDTGFAAKIVRQQKFLTAKFGGVEDEMHDDDEEDEEDQNPVWGGRKQQYYDADNRDFEQQSSGDESAKEEEAEVLRLQRERAKSATQEDFGLEDICQNESDAELTFEEISRKGKITKKSPMGIEVSDDMGTAYEEVKKDLNSLSKEEKMDVLYSSAPELIGLLSELNDALEELQNRVDPLLSKVKNGEVMLEGGMRYLEVKQLLLLAYCQAITFYLLLKSEGQQVRDHPVLARLIEIKSLLDKMKQLDGNLPSDFEEILNKYNGMEAVVKSGKETATVASGSLAEGYSRPPAFVEAEEAAAPHDIAVLEKVESLKDNQNKVGKRKCQNDEVGVQSMKMLKVRAALEEKLKQKGVFSSITPKTDKPRKLLKPLNGKLESYDDFDDDAVNAEGTVHRLTNGRASKLSQLLGANPNKSKVVSGDDDLPQRDDIGERRRKHELRVLAGAGIKSDGDAGDENGAISDDGDVEMDDSGTGDSEDEFYEQVKEKRAAKLAAKAQIYSRSSTVPSLVETESVDGKRHITYQMEKNRGLTRARKKLIKNPRKKYKLKHQKAQERRKGQVREVKKPIGPYGGETSGINAGISRSIRFKN, encoded by the exons TTCACAAACAAAGAGATATTGTTCCTCTGGACATTAATGAAGAGGCTGAGGATTCCGATGAAGATAACGAGCAACCTGTCTTTGACTttgag aatattaatgatggcGACGATGATGACACCCGTGATACTGGCTTTGCTGCAAAAA TTGTTAGGCAGCAAAAGTTTTTAACGGCAAAGTTTGGTGGAGTTGAGGATGAAatgcatgatgatgatgaagaggatGAGGAAGATCAAAACCCTGTATGGGGTGGAAGGAAGCAgcaatattatgatgctgATAATCGTGATTTTGAG CAACAATCAAGTGGCGATGAGTCTGCGAAAGAGGAAGAGGCAGAAGTGCTGAGGCTGCAAAGAGAAAGGGCAAAATCAGCAACGCAGGAAGACTTTGGGCTTGAGGATATTTGTCAAAATGAGAGTGATGCCGAATTAACTTTTGAG GAAATTTCACGTAAGggaaaaattacaaagaagTCTCCAATGGGAATTGAAGTTTCAGATGACATGGGTACAGCTTATGAGGAGGTGAAGAAAGACTTGAATTCTTTGTCAAAGGAGGAGAAAATGGATGTTTTATATAG TTCCGCTCCAGAATTAATTGGGTTGTTGTCAGAGCTGAATGATGCACTTGAAGAACTTCAAAACAGAGTTGATCCACTTTTAAGCAAG GTTAAAAATGGGGAGGTCATGTTGGAAGGAGGGATGCGCTATTTAGAGGTAAAGCAGCTTCTTCTGCTGGCTTATTGTCAAGCCATAACGTTCTACCTTCTTCTCAAGTCCGAAGGCCAACAAGTTCGTGATCATCCTGTACTTGCTCGCCTAATAGAGATCAAGAGTTTGTTGGATAag ATGAAGCAACTTGATGGGAATCTACCATCTGACTTTGAGGAAATtctcaacaaatataatggGATGGAAGCAGTAGTGAAGTCGGGTAAAGAGACTGCTACTGTAGCATCTGGTTCTCTTGCTGAGGGTTACAGTCGCCCACCTGCCTTTGTTGAGGCAGAAGAAGCAGCTGCG CCACATGACATTGCTGTGTTGGAAAAGGTGGAGTCTCTGAAGGATAATCAGAACAAGGTGGGAAAGCGCAAATGTCAG AATGATGAAGTTGGTGTACAGAGCATGAAAATGTTGAAAGTAAGAGCTGCCCTTGAGGAAAAGTTGAAGCAGAAGGGTGTCTTCAGTTCCATCACTCCAAAAACTGATAAACCCCGGAAACTTCTAAAGCCATTGAATGG GAAGCTGGAATCATatgatgattttgatgatGACGCTGTAAATGCTGAAGGCACCGTCCATCGATTGACCAATGGGCGTGCAAGTAAGCTCTCCCAACTTCTTGGTGCTAATCCAAATAAGTCCAAG GTTGTCTCAGGTGATGATGATTTACCTCAGAGAGATGATATTGGGGAGAGGCGGAGAAAGCATGAGCTCCGAGTACTGGCAGGAGCTGGAATCAAGTCTGATGGTGATGCTGGAGATGAAAATGGCGCTATTTCGGATGATGGAGATGTTGAGATGGATGATAGTGGAACTGGAGATTCAGAAGATGAATTTTACGAACAAGTGAAAGAAAAACGAGCTGCAAAACTTGCTGCCAAAGCTCAGATTTATTCAAG GTCCTCTACAGTTCCATCTTTGGTCGAAACTGAATCTGTCGATGGGAAACGCCACATTACTTATCAG ATGGAGAAGAACAGAGGACTTACTCGTGCTCGCAAGAAGCTGATCAAGAATCCAAGAAAGAAGTACAAG TTGAAGCACCAGAAAGCACAAGAGCGTAGAAAAGGACAGGTAAGAGAAGTCAAGAAGCCTATTGGTCCCTACGGCGGGGAGACCTCTGGAATCAACGCAGGAATCAGCCGGAGCATCAGATTCAAGAACTAA
- the LOC18788579 gene encoding 54S ribosomal protein L51, mitochondrial yields the protein MALRGAWQLQKLIVSFSDWGGSSRGIRSFMESYLPVFKEKNPQLEVVTELIRGQHPHLKGLYKNKSERVVCVKNMDPEEVLQYATRLRNSLGRKVVKLKTRHVTKHPSVQGTWTTDVKF from the exons ATGGCTTTGAGAGGTGCGTGGCAATTGCAAAAGCTGATTGTGAGCTTTTCTGATTGGGGAGGAAGCAGTAGGGGAATCAG GTCATTTATGGAGTCATATCTACCAGTATTTAAGGAGAAGAATCCTCAGCTGGAGGTGGTTACTGAACTCATCCGGGGTCAGCATCCACATTTGAAGGGCTTATACA AGAACAAAAGTGAGAGGGTGGTATGTGTGAAGAATATGGATCCAGAAGAGGTTCTTCAATATGCAACCAGGCTAAGAAATTCACTGGGGAGAAAAGTGGTGAAACTGAAGACTAGACATGTAACCAAACATCCTAGCGTGCAAGGTACCTGGACAACAGACGTGAAATTTTGA